One genomic window of Desulfuromonas sp. AOP6 includes the following:
- a CDS encoding 3-hydroxyacyl-CoA dehydrogenase/enoyl-CoA hydratase family protein, with amino-acid sequence MIRIKRVAVLGAGVMGSTIAAHLANAGLDVLLLDMVPRELKEEEKARGLTLDSPPVRNRLAAEGVETAARMKPAAFYLKEYARRVEVGNFADDMPRLQECDWVVEVVVENLDIKKTLFRDQVVPNLKEGAILSTNTSGLSVNDMAQALPEAVRKNFLVTHFFNPPRYMRLLEVVGCHDTDPQVLEAMSQFIRQRLGKGVVHAKDTPNFIANRIGVYAIFKSVQHMLEMGMTVEEVDAVAGPATARPKSAAFRTADLVGLDTLVHVGNNSYELLPDDEEREVFRVPEFMQAMVGKGLLGNKSKKGFYRKEKGEGGSQIFYYDYRSGDYQPSARPRFASIDAARQIDDPAKRLQMVVSGADQGAEFAWRSLRDTLLYTLRRLPEIADDIVHVDNAMRWGFNWEIGPFEMFDAIGVAAFVKRAQQDGVEIPEVLTRLKSFYRFEGGVKQAYDLAAGEYRPVALDPGQIRLDILKRGGAVVEKNANCSVIDLGDGVFGLEFHSKMNAITGDILSMTHKALARAEADGVGLVIGNQGANFSVGANLMMLAVALAEGAYEDVDLAVRAFQKATMAIKYSPIPVVSAPFGLALGGACEFCIHADAINAHAETYMGMVEIGVGLLPAGGGTKEMALRAARMAATYGTDVSPFVFKFFQNIGMAKVSMSAAELYELGYMDEGDTISMNADRLIADAKQKVLALARNYRPGRPEEGVKAAGRSVGASIRSQLWNLQQGGFVTPYEAEMGGVIAGIITGGDVPAGTPISEQYLLDLEREGFLKLCGNKKTAERIQHMLKKGKPLRN; translated from the coding sequence ATGATAAGGATCAAACGGGTAGCCGTACTTGGCGCCGGCGTGATGGGCAGCACCATCGCCGCGCACCTGGCCAACGCGGGGCTGGATGTCCTGCTTCTCGACATGGTCCCTCGCGAGCTGAAGGAAGAGGAGAAGGCGCGAGGGTTGACTCTGGACAGTCCGCCGGTGCGCAACCGGCTTGCCGCCGAAGGGGTGGAGACAGCGGCGCGCATGAAGCCGGCGGCCTTCTATCTGAAAGAGTACGCTCGCCGCGTGGAGGTGGGCAACTTCGCCGATGACATGCCCCGCCTGCAAGAGTGCGACTGGGTCGTCGAGGTGGTGGTGGAGAACCTGGACATCAAAAAGACGCTCTTTCGCGACCAGGTGGTGCCCAACCTCAAGGAAGGGGCCATCCTTTCCACCAACACCAGCGGTCTTTCCGTCAACGACATGGCGCAGGCGTTGCCCGAGGCAGTGCGTAAAAATTTTCTGGTGACCCATTTCTTTAATCCCCCGCGCTACATGCGCCTGCTTGAGGTGGTGGGCTGTCACGACACCGATCCGCAGGTACTTGAGGCGATGTCCCAATTCATCCGCCAGCGTCTGGGCAAGGGGGTTGTCCACGCCAAGGATACGCCCAACTTTATCGCCAACCGCATCGGCGTCTATGCCATCTTCAAGTCGGTGCAGCACATGCTTGAGATGGGGATGACGGTGGAGGAGGTGGACGCCGTGGCCGGACCCGCCACCGCCAGGCCCAAGAGCGCCGCTTTTCGCACCGCCGACCTGGTGGGTCTCGACACCCTGGTGCATGTCGGCAACAATTCTTACGAACTGCTGCCGGACGACGAGGAACGCGAGGTTTTCCGGGTGCCCGAGTTCATGCAGGCCATGGTCGGCAAGGGGCTGCTCGGCAACAAGAGTAAAAAGGGCTTCTACCGCAAGGAGAAAGGGGAAGGGGGCTCGCAGATCTTCTACTACGACTACCGCAGCGGCGACTACCAGCCGTCGGCGCGCCCCCGTTTCGCCTCCATCGACGCGGCCCGCCAGATCGACGACCCGGCCAAACGTCTGCAGATGGTGGTCAGCGGTGCCGACCAGGGGGCTGAGTTCGCCTGGCGCAGCCTGCGCGATACCCTGCTTTATACTCTGCGTCGCTTGCCCGAGATTGCCGATGATATCGTCCATGTCGATAACGCCATGCGCTGGGGCTTCAACTGGGAGATCGGTCCCTTCGAGATGTTCGACGCCATCGGTGTGGCGGCCTTCGTCAAACGGGCACAGCAGGACGGCGTCGAGATCCCCGAGGTGCTGACCCGCCTCAAGTCCTTCTACCGTTTCGAAGGCGGCGTGAAGCAGGCCTACGACCTGGCCGCCGGTGAGTACCGGCCGGTGGCCCTGGATCCCGGCCAGATCCGGTTGGATATTCTCAAACGCGGCGGGGCCGTGGTGGAAAAGAACGCCAACTGCTCCGTTATCGACCTGGGGGACGGCGTCTTTGGTCTGGAGTTCCATTCGAAGATGAACGCCATCACCGGCGACATCCTCAGCATGACCCACAAAGCCCTGGCCCGGGCCGAGGCTGACGGCGTCGGCCTGGTCATCGGCAACCAGGGCGCCAATTTCTCGGTGGGGGCCAACCTGATGATGCTGGCCGTGGCCCTGGCCGAAGGGGCCTACGAGGATGTGGACCTGGCGGTGCGGGCCTTCCAGAAGGCGACCATGGCTATCAAGTATTCCCCCATCCCGGTGGTGTCGGCGCCTTTCGGTCTGGCTCTCGGCGGCGCGTGTGAATTCTGCATTCACGCCGACGCCATCAATGCTCACGCCGAGACCTACATGGGGATGGTGGAAATCGGTGTCGGGCTGCTGCCCGCCGGCGGCGGCACCAAGGAGATGGCTTTGCGGGCTGCTCGAATGGCGGCGACCTATGGTACAGACGTCTCTCCTTTCGTCTTCAAGTTCTTCCAGAATATCGGCATGGCCAAGGTCTCCATGAGTGCCGCCGAGCTTTACGAACTGGGGTACATGGACGAAGGTGACACTATCAGCATGAACGCCGACCGTCTCATTGCCGATGCCAAGCAGAAGGTGCTGGCTCTGGCGCGCAATTACCGGCCGGGCCGTCCCGAAGAAGGGGTCAAGGCGGCGGGGCGCAGCGTGGGTGCCAGTATCCGCAGCCAGTTGTGGAATCTGCAGCAGGGCGGCTTTGTCACCCCGTACGAGGCGGAGATGGGCGGCGTTATCGCCGGCATCATCACCGGTGGCGACGTCCCAGCCGGTACGCCGATCAGCGAGCAATACCTGCTCGACCTGGAGCGCGAAGGGTTTTTGAAACTCTGTGGCAACAAAAAGACAGCGGAGCGCATTCAACACATGCTCAAAAAGGGCAAACCGCTGCGCAACTGA
- a CDS encoding acetyl-CoA C-acyltransferase → MRNAYILAAYRTPGCRAHKGKFKDMRPDDLAAAAIRGLLERTGIEAMTVDDVILGCAFPEGEQGMNVARVAAMRAGMPYQVPAQTINRFCSSGLQAIALAAERIMAGFADCILAGGVESMTTVPMGGNKFSANPSLVSQWPEAYVSMGITAELVAEKYGVSREDQDAFALASHQKAAQALAEGRFADEIIPVEIETATLSGSKVAKNRETVAADDGVRADTSLDGLARLKPAFKVGGTVTAGNASQMTDGAASVLVVSEDYLKKTGKEPIARFLSFAARGVPPELMGIGPVEAVPVALKMAGLKQADLGLIELNEAFAAQALAVVRELKLNPEIVNVNGGAIALGHPLGCTGAKLTATLLAEMGRRREKYGMVSMCIGGGMGAAGIFERLG, encoded by the coding sequence ATGAGAAACGCCTATATACTGGCTGCCTATAGAACCCCGGGATGCCGGGCCCACAAAGGAAAATTCAAGGACATGCGTCCGGATGACCTGGCCGCCGCCGCTATTCGCGGCCTGCTGGAGCGCACGGGCATCGAGGCGATGACCGTCGACGACGTGATTCTTGGCTGCGCCTTCCCCGAAGGGGAGCAGGGCATGAACGTGGCTCGCGTGGCTGCCATGCGGGCAGGAATGCCCTACCAGGTGCCGGCCCAGACCATCAACCGTTTCTGCTCATCGGGACTGCAGGCCATCGCCCTGGCCGCCGAGCGTATCATGGCGGGTTTTGCTGACTGTATCCTGGCTGGCGGGGTCGAATCGATGACCACGGTGCCCATGGGCGGCAACAAGTTCAGCGCCAACCCGTCTCTGGTCAGCCAGTGGCCGGAAGCCTACGTCTCCATGGGGATTACGGCGGAGCTGGTGGCGGAAAAGTACGGGGTCTCCCGCGAAGATCAGGACGCCTTCGCCCTGGCCAGTCACCAGAAAGCTGCCCAGGCGCTGGCGGAAGGACGCTTCGCCGACGAAATTATCCCCGTGGAGATCGAGACGGCGACTCTGTCCGGCAGTAAGGTGGCGAAAAACCGGGAGACAGTGGCTGCCGACGACGGTGTGCGGGCCGATACGAGCCTTGACGGGCTGGCCCGGCTCAAGCCGGCCTTCAAGGTCGGGGGGACGGTGACGGCGGGCAACGCCTCGCAGATGACCGACGGCGCCGCCAGTGTGCTCGTGGTGTCGGAGGACTATCTGAAGAAGACGGGGAAAGAGCCCATCGCCCGTTTCCTCTCCTTCGCCGCCCGTGGCGTGCCGCCGGAGCTCATGGGCATCGGGCCGGTGGAGGCGGTGCCTGTGGCCCTGAAGATGGCCGGTCTCAAACAGGCCGATCTGGGTCTCATCGAGCTTAACGAGGCCTTTGCCGCTCAAGCCCTCGCCGTGGTTCGTGAGCTGAAGCTGAATCCCGAAATCGTCAACGTCAACGGCGGCGCCATCGCCCTCGGCCATCCGCTCGGCTGTACCGGGGCCAAGCTGACCGCCACCCTGCTGGCGGAGATGGGGCGACGTCGCGAAAAATACGGCATGGTTTCCATGTGCATCGGCGGCGGCATGGGGGCGGCCGGTATCTTCGAGCGGCTCGGTTAG